Proteins encoded together in one Aeromonas encheleia window:
- a CDS encoding autotransporter outer membrane beta-barrel domain-containing protein, which translates to MSLAKSRMPTQTSGRRLSAIALGMAMTLHGTTAAADPAGRLIFLGWTADQQHSVWLSAISPGQFEVESAKQSQIYDSWRQDHKGLHLTVSPEAQNGGTHKLYAYVDSSGKRVLLDTDNQQSGHFTFPDHFTPPNLPSRPTSPPQGMMPTRPPLGGITSPGGVQPPIGTLPPQGMMPTRPPLGGINRPGGVQPPIGTLPPQGMMPTRPPLGGINRPGGVQPPIGTLPPQGLMPTRPPLGGITRPGGVQPPIGTLPPQGMMPTRPPLGGINRPGGVQPPIGTLPPQGMMPTRPPLGGITSPGGQGMMPTRPPLGGITRPGGVQPPIGTLPPQGMMPTLPGGVQPPIGTLPPQGVMPTLPGGVQPPIGTLPPQGLMPTRPPLGERPFIPLPAPVTLPGRMTAGQQASERALNERTLCVMADERDQLTPEQRDQYPACPFTRAELAAGQVASQSQPVPLPEGRRWNLWADEVYYDISDHREGLDMSGSTNVFSLGADTRLDNDLILGLSVARVDSKVDSFNGGMRLSAGGYNIGPYLAYPVSASWMLDGSLVYGWMDNNQDLLFLSGDYGSTSVGGSLGATGQYFWEETSVRPRLAINYSHNRSDGYRMEGDYQGLALRLNQDSDSYNQGNMTGTVEFSRVYYTSKGLPLMPYGELGLDYGFERPNDGYILTGDLSSARTEPLSGTVRLGMRTLIGGEATLTTSAGYTSIGQDRLNIWEWRINLSKPF; encoded by the coding sequence ATGAGCCTAGCTAAATCACGGATGCCTACTCAGACGTCGGGTCGTCGCCTGAGTGCCATCGCCTTGGGCATGGCGATGACCCTGCACGGCACCACTGCCGCCGCCGACCCCGCGGGACGGCTCATCTTCCTCGGCTGGACCGCCGATCAGCAACATTCCGTCTGGCTCTCCGCCATCTCCCCCGGCCAGTTCGAGGTCGAGTCTGCCAAACAGAGCCAGATCTACGACAGCTGGCGGCAGGATCACAAGGGGCTGCACCTGACCGTCTCGCCGGAGGCGCAGAACGGGGGCACGCACAAGTTGTATGCCTACGTCGACTCGAGCGGCAAGCGGGTCCTGCTCGATACGGATAACCAGCAATCCGGCCACTTCACCTTCCCGGACCACTTCACCCCGCCTAACCTGCCCTCCAGGCCTACTTCGCCACCCCAGGGGATGATGCCGACCCGGCCCCCCCTCGGTGGCATCACTAGCCCCGGTGGCGTGCAGCCGCCGATCGGCACATTGCCACCCCAGGGGATGATGCCGACCCGGCCCCCTCTCGGTGGCATCAACCGGCCCGGTGGCGTGCAGCCGCCGATCGGCACCCTGCCACCTCAGGGGATGATGCCGACCCGGCCCCCCCTCGGCGGCATCAACCGGCCCGGTGGTGTGCAGCCGCCGATCGGCACCCTGCCACCTCAGGGGCTGATGCCGACCCGGCCCCCCCTCGGCGGCATCACTCGGCCCGGTGGTGTGCAGCCGCCGATCGGCACCCTGCCACCCCAGGGGATGATGCCGACCCGGCCCCCCCTCGGCGGGATCAACCGGCCCGGTGGCGTGCAGCCGCCGATCGGCACTCTGCCACCCCAGGGGATGATGCCGACCCGGCCCCCTCTTGGCGGCATCACTAGCCCCGGTGGTCAAGGAATGATGCCGACCCGTCCTCCCCTCGGTGGCATCACTCGACCCGGTGGCGTGCAACCGCCGATCGGCACCCTGCCACCCCAGGGGATGATGCCGACCCTGCCCGGTGGTGTACAGCCGCCGATCGGCACCCTGCCGCCGCAGGGCGTGATGCCGACCCTGCCCGGTGGCGTACAGCCGCCGATCGGCACCCTGCCGCCCCAGGGGCTGATGCCGACCCGCCCGCCTCTGGGGGAGCGGCCCTTTATCCCCCTCCCGGCTCCCGTCACCTTGCCGGGCCGGATGACGGCGGGCCAGCAGGCGAGCGAGCGCGCCCTGAACGAGCGCACCCTGTGCGTGATGGCCGACGAGCGGGACCAGCTGACTCCCGAGCAGCGAGATCAGTATCCCGCCTGCCCCTTCACCCGTGCCGAGCTGGCGGCGGGCCAGGTGGCCAGCCAGAGCCAGCCCGTCCCCTTGCCGGAGGGACGGCGTTGGAACCTGTGGGCGGACGAGGTCTATTACGACATCTCGGATCACCGGGAGGGGCTGGACATGTCGGGCTCGACCAATGTGTTCAGCCTGGGGGCGGATACCCGGCTCGACAACGATCTCATCCTCGGCCTTAGCGTCGCCCGGGTCGACAGCAAGGTGGACTCCTTCAATGGCGGCATGCGGCTGTCCGCCGGCGGTTACAACATTGGCCCCTATCTGGCGTATCCGGTATCGGCCAGCTGGATGCTGGATGGCAGCCTGGTGTATGGCTGGATGGATAACAATCAGGACCTCCTGTTCCTGTCCGGCGACTACGGCTCGACCTCCGTTGGCGGCAGCCTGGGGGCCACCGGCCAGTACTTCTGGGAAGAGACCTCGGTGCGCCCGCGACTGGCCATCAACTACAGCCACAACCGCAGCGACGGCTACCGGATGGAGGGAGATTACCAGGGGCTGGCACTGCGGCTGAACCAGGACAGCGACAGTTACAACCAGGGCAACATGACTGGGACGGTCGAATTCAGCCGCGTCTATTACACCAGCAAAGGGCTGCCGCTGATGCCTTATGGGGAGCTGGGGCTGGATTATGGCTTTGAGCGGCCGAACGATGGCTATATCCTGACGGGCGATCTCAGCTCGGCGCGCACCGAACCGCTCAGCGGCACTGTGCGACTGGGGATGCGTACCCTGATCGGCGGCGAAGCCACCCTGACCACCAGTGCCGGGTACACCAGCATTGGGCAGGATAGGCTCAACATCTGGGAATGGCGCATCAACCTCTCCAAGCCGTTCTGA
- a CDS encoding D-2-hydroxyacid dehydrogenase family protein has product MRIAILDDYQDQVRHLPCFTRLAGHDVTILTQSEPDPERLAAKLAGVEALVLIRERTRIDEALLRRLPSLWLISQTGKISQHIDPLLCQRHGVAVAEGIGSPVAPAELCWALIMAASRHLPAYCHALAQGQWQQSGTLGLGRTLQGLTLGIWGYGKIGRLVAGYGRAFGMSVLIWGSEGSRQQAERDGHASASDKEAFFRDADILSLHLRLHEATRGCVTRTDLARMKADSLLVNVSRAELVEPGALYAELAANPTRRAALDVFDAEPATAQSEPLLRLPNVLATPHLGYVEHNSYELYFQAAFDNLIAFAEGRPTNLVLPVAGR; this is encoded by the coding sequence ATGCGGATTGCCATACTGGATGACTATCAGGATCAGGTGCGTCATCTGCCCTGCTTTACCCGCCTGGCGGGCCACGACGTAACCATCCTCACCCAAAGCGAACCTGACCCCGAGCGTCTTGCCGCCAAGCTGGCAGGGGTAGAGGCGCTGGTACTGATCCGCGAGCGCACCCGCATCGACGAGGCGTTGCTGCGCAGGCTCCCCTCCCTTTGGCTCATCAGTCAGACCGGCAAGATCAGCCAGCATATCGATCCCCTCTTGTGTCAGCGCCACGGGGTAGCCGTCGCTGAAGGCATCGGCAGCCCGGTGGCACCCGCCGAGCTCTGCTGGGCGCTCATCATGGCCGCCTCCCGCCACCTCCCGGCCTATTGTCATGCCCTCGCCCAGGGACAGTGGCAGCAATCCGGCACACTGGGGCTGGGCCGTACCTTGCAGGGGCTGACGCTCGGCATCTGGGGCTACGGCAAGATTGGCAGGCTGGTGGCCGGTTACGGCCGGGCCTTTGGCATGTCGGTGCTGATCTGGGGCAGCGAGGGCTCCCGCCAGCAGGCCGAGCGGGATGGCCATGCCAGCGCCTCCGACAAGGAGGCCTTCTTTCGTGACGCCGACATCCTCTCTTTGCATCTGCGCCTGCACGAGGCAACCCGTGGCTGTGTGACCCGCACCGATCTCGCGCGGATGAAGGCCGACTCCCTGCTGGTCAACGTCAGTCGAGCGGAGCTTGTCGAACCGGGCGCCCTTTATGCTGAACTCGCCGCCAACCCCACCCGGCGCGCAGCACTCGACGTGTTCGACGCAGAGCCTGCCACGGCGCAAAGCGAGCCTTTGCTGCGCCTGCCCAATGTGCTGGCCACGCCCCATCTCGGCTATGTGGAACACAACAGCTACGAGCTCTACTTTCAGGCCGCCTTTGACAACCTGATTGCCTTTGCCGAGGGCAGGCCGACCAATCTGGTGCTGCCCGTAGCGGGCCGCTGA
- a CDS encoding LysR family transcriptional regulator produces MNNVELELMGLFATVVEQGSFTGAAEVLGMPKSSVSQKISRLESQLGVRLLQRTTRRLSLTPQGELYVEHCRGLLTLARSANLAMARLRSAPAGRVRVTAPEATGTLLLGKILAEFRALYPEVVLELTLSDEQLDLVGEGYDLALRAAPLKDSSLICRRIGQVARHLVAAPGYLASHGAPQQLAELGRHACLVHSALPVWPLQEGGWRPQGACISNSLLALRELALHQGGIALLPDHVCRDDLSAGRLLKVLPDHPIPPNPFYLIYPSREHLAPALRSLMDFVAERLPFA; encoded by the coding sequence ATGAACAATGTCGAACTGGAGTTGATGGGGCTGTTCGCCACAGTGGTGGAGCAGGGCAGCTTCACCGGGGCGGCCGAGGTGCTCGGTATGCCCAAGTCGTCGGTGAGCCAGAAGATCTCGCGCCTCGAATCCCAGCTGGGGGTGCGCCTGCTGCAGCGCACCACCCGCAGGCTCAGCCTGACCCCGCAGGGGGAGCTCTATGTGGAGCACTGCCGGGGGCTGTTGACCCTGGCGCGCAGCGCCAATCTCGCCATGGCCAGGCTGCGCAGTGCGCCGGCCGGCCGGGTGAGGGTCACGGCACCGGAGGCGACCGGCACCCTGCTGCTCGGCAAGATACTGGCGGAGTTTCGCGCCCTCTACCCCGAGGTGGTGCTGGAGTTGACCCTGAGTGACGAGCAGCTGGATCTGGTGGGGGAGGGTTACGATCTGGCGCTGCGGGCGGCGCCGCTGAAAGACTCCAGCCTCATCTGCCGGCGCATCGGCCAGGTGGCGCGCCATCTGGTGGCGGCCCCCGGCTACCTGGCCAGCCACGGTGCGCCGCAGCAGTTGGCGGAGCTGGGGCGCCATGCCTGCCTGGTGCACTCGGCGCTGCCGGTGTGGCCGCTGCAGGAGGGAGGCTGGCGGCCGCAGGGGGCCTGCATCAGCAACAGCCTGCTGGCGCTGCGGGAGCTGGCCCTGCATCAGGGGGGGATAGCCCTGCTGCCGGATCACGTCTGTCGGGACGATCTCAGTGCGGGGCGTCTGCTGAAGGTGCTGCCGGATCACCCCATACCACCGAACCCCTTCTACCTCATCTACCCCAGCCGGGAGCACCTGGCGCCCGCCCTGCGCAGCCTGATGGACTTCGTCGCCGAGCGGCTGCCCTTCGCCTGA
- a CDS encoding sugar O-acetyltransferase, which translates to MTEYDKMITSQPYNCMASELDALRRETARLYRRFNRAEEEVEQQILLRALIGELAEGAFICPPFYCTYGRHISLGKDSYINMGATLLDNAPIRIGAAVMIGPNVQIYTAAHALAADERICGVETALPVTIEDRVWIGGGAILLPGVTIGREAIVGAGAVVTKDVPAGARVVGNPARILPARAKMPVT; encoded by the coding sequence ATGACCGAGTACGACAAGATGATCACCAGCCAGCCCTATAACTGCATGGCCTCCGAGCTGGATGCCCTGCGCCGGGAGACGGCCCGCCTGTATCGTCGTTTCAACCGGGCCGAGGAGGAGGTAGAACAGCAGATCCTGCTGCGGGCGCTGATCGGCGAGCTGGCGGAGGGGGCCTTCATCTGCCCACCGTTTTACTGCACCTATGGCCGCCACATCAGCCTGGGGAAGGATTCCTACATCAACATGGGGGCGACCTTGCTGGATAACGCCCCGATCCGCATCGGCGCCGCGGTCATGATAGGGCCGAACGTGCAGATCTACACCGCCGCCCACGCCCTGGCGGCCGATGAGCGCATCTGCGGGGTGGAGACGGCGCTGCCGGTCACCATAGAGGACAGGGTCTGGATAGGCGGCGGCGCCATCCTGCTGCCCGGCGTCACCATAGGGCGGGAGGCCATCGTCGGCGCAGGCGCCGTGGTGACCAAAGACGTGCCAGCCGGTGCGCGGGTGGTGGGCAACCCGGCCCGCATCCTGCCCGCCAGGGCTAAGATGCCAGTGACCTAG
- the prmA gene encoding 50S ribosomal protein L11 methyltransferase, whose protein sequence is MPWIQIRINATAKTADKVSNMLLGRGAQAVTFMDAQDVPVYEPLPGETPLWGETEVMGLFDAETDPAPTIAFFQQIFGEDVGYKVEQLEDKDWVREWMDHFHPMQFGERLWICPSWRDVPNPDAVNVMLDPGLAFGTGTHPTTALCLQWLDGLDLVGKTVVDFGCGSGILGIAALKLGAARVIGIDIDPQAIQASHDNAERNGVAGQIELYLPADQPQGVEADVVVANILAGPLRELAPLIAGHGKAGSLMALSGVLESQAPELETIYGQWFDMDQTAVKEEWCRLSGRKHG, encoded by the coding sequence ATGCCCTGGATACAAATTCGAATCAACGCCACCGCCAAGACCGCGGACAAGGTGAGCAACATGCTGCTGGGGCGTGGAGCCCAGGCCGTGACCTTTATGGATGCCCAGGATGTTCCCGTCTACGAGCCCCTGCCCGGCGAGACCCCGCTCTGGGGTGAGACCGAGGTGATGGGCCTGTTCGACGCCGAAACCGACCCGGCCCCCACCATCGCCTTCTTCCAGCAGATCTTCGGGGAAGACGTGGGCTACAAGGTCGAGCAGCTGGAAGACAAGGACTGGGTGCGCGAGTGGATGGATCACTTCCACCCCATGCAGTTCGGCGAGCGGCTCTGGATCTGCCCGAGCTGGCGCGATGTGCCCAACCCGGATGCGGTCAACGTCATGCTGGATCCGGGCCTGGCGTTCGGCACCGGCACCCACCCCACCACGGCGCTCTGCCTGCAGTGGCTGGACGGGCTGGATCTGGTCGGCAAGACGGTGGTCGACTTCGGTTGTGGCTCCGGCATCCTCGGCATCGCCGCCCTGAAGCTGGGCGCCGCCCGGGTCATCGGTATCGACATAGATCCCCAAGCCATCCAGGCCAGCCATGACAACGCCGAACGCAACGGCGTCGCCGGCCAGATCGAACTCTACCTGCCGGCTGATCAGCCGCAAGGGGTGGAAGCGGACGTGGTGGTGGCCAACATCCTGGCCGGCCCGCTGCGCGAACTGGCGCCACTCATCGCCGGCCACGGCAAAGCGGGTAGCCTGATGGCGCTGTCCGGCGTGCTGGAGAGTCAGGCCCCGGAGCTGGAAACCATCTACGGCCAATGGTTCGACATGGACCAAACCGCGGTGAAAGAGGAGTGGTGCCGCCTCTCAGGTCGCAAGCACGGCTGA
- a CDS encoding zinc-binding alcohol dehydrogenase family protein gives MKAIALTHYLPSDHPHCFIEANLPTPTPGPRDLLVRVKATSINPVDTKVRAPKAKVEASPRVLGWDAVGEVVAVGSEVTLFKAGDRVWYAGDISRPGSNSALQLIDERIVAMAPTSLTDVEAAALPLTAITAWEALFERIGLNRESEGRLLIIGGAGGVGSIAIQLARQLTRMEVIATASRPETRDWCLAMGAHQVVSHHNLQAELAGLGISQLDAIFCTNATEQHWAAMASLIRPFGHICTIAESNEPWDLGLLKPKSATFSQEFMFTRSLFQTPDMIEQHHLLGRVAALLDDGTLKTTLTKTIPELTALTLAQAHAEVEAGRMVGKLVIDMAGFAD, from the coding sequence ATGAAAGCCATCGCCCTGACCCATTATCTGCCCAGCGATCACCCCCACTGCTTCATCGAGGCCAACCTGCCCACCCCGACCCCGGGCCCACGGGATCTGCTGGTGAGGGTCAAGGCCACCTCCATCAACCCGGTCGATACCAAGGTGCGCGCCCCCAAGGCCAAGGTGGAAGCGAGCCCGCGGGTGCTGGGGTGGGATGCGGTGGGAGAGGTCGTGGCCGTCGGCAGCGAGGTGACCCTGTTCAAGGCCGGCGACAGAGTTTGGTATGCCGGCGACATCAGCCGCCCCGGCAGCAACAGTGCGCTGCAGCTGATCGATGAGCGCATCGTCGCCATGGCTCCGACCAGCCTGACGGATGTGGAGGCCGCCGCCCTGCCGCTGACCGCCATCACCGCCTGGGAGGCGCTGTTCGAGCGCATCGGCCTCAACCGCGAGAGCGAGGGACGGCTGCTGATCATCGGCGGCGCCGGCGGCGTCGGCTCCATCGCCATCCAACTCGCTCGCCAGCTCACCAGGATGGAGGTGATCGCCACCGCCTCACGGCCTGAAACCCGTGACTGGTGCCTGGCCATGGGCGCCCACCAGGTAGTGAGTCATCACAACCTGCAGGCGGAGCTGGCGGGGCTCGGCATCAGCCAGCTCGATGCCATCTTCTGCACCAACGCCACCGAGCAGCACTGGGCCGCCATGGCGAGTCTCATTCGCCCGTTCGGCCACATCTGCACCATCGCCGAGTCCAACGAGCCCTGGGATCTCGGCCTGCTCAAGCCCAAGAGCGCCACCTTCAGCCAGGAGTTCATGTTCACCCGCTCACTGTTCCAGACCCCGGACATGATAGAGCAGCACCATCTGCTCGGCCGGGTCGCCGCGCTGCTGGATGACGGCACGCTCAAGACCACGCTCACCAAGACGATCCCCGAGCTGACCGCGCTTACCCTGGCTCAGGCCCATGCCGAGGTGGAGGCGGGTCGCATGGTGGGCAAGCTGGTGATCGACATGGCCGGGTTTGCAGACTAA
- a CDS encoding NADPH-dependent 2,4-dienoyl-CoA reductase, whose amino-acid sequence MSRYPNLLAPLDLGFTQLRNRVLMGSMHTGLEEEKGGFDKLAAFYAERARGGVGLIVTGGIAPNLRGRLVPHGSQLSFPWQVAKHKKVTSAVHQEGGKIALQILHAGRYAYHPFSLAPSALRAPISPFKPRAMSERQIRGTIRDFATTAALAKAAGYDGVEVMGSEGYLINQFICERTNQRSDGWGGNNDNRMRFPLEIVRAIRERVGTDFIIIFRLSMLDLVEKGSSLEEVIALGKALELAGVSLINTGIGWHEARIPTIATSVPRGAFSWVTAELKKHLKVPLITTNRINTPEVAERILAQGEADMVSMARPFLADPEFVIKAAEDRADEINTCIACNQACLDHVFKQKRASCLVNPRACFETELNFGRVPQPKKLAVVGAGPAGLAFACYAAERGHQVSLFDQAQTIGGQFNFAKQIPGKEEFHETLRYFARRLEKCGVELYLGQRQSAESLLGGGFDEVILATGIRPRTPNIPGIDHPKVLSYIDVLRDHKPVGDKVAVIGAGGIGFDVAEYLVEGKGDRSRDHWLKEWGIDKSLGERGGLMTPVIDAPERQIWLLQRKESKVGDGLGKTTGWIHRTVLKNRKVQMLSGVQYLRIDDEGLHIQVGEAQQCLPVDQVIICAGQEPLKELQAGLQAAGKPVHIIGGADVAAELDAKRAIRQGAELAAVI is encoded by the coding sequence ATGAGCCGTTACCCGAACCTGCTGGCCCCCCTCGATCTCGGTTTCACCCAGTTGCGCAACCGGGTGCTGATGGGCTCCATGCACACCGGCCTCGAAGAGGAGAAGGGCGGCTTTGACAAGCTGGCCGCCTTCTATGCCGAGCGGGCTCGCGGCGGCGTCGGCCTCATCGTCACCGGCGGCATAGCGCCGAATCTGCGCGGGCGCCTGGTGCCGCACGGCTCGCAGCTCAGCTTCCCCTGGCAGGTCGCCAAGCACAAGAAGGTGACCAGCGCCGTGCATCAGGAGGGGGGCAAGATAGCGCTGCAGATCCTCCATGCCGGGCGCTATGCCTACCATCCGTTCAGCCTGGCGCCGAGCGCCCTCAGGGCCCCCATCTCCCCGTTCAAGCCGCGCGCCATGAGCGAGCGCCAGATCCGTGGCACCATCCGCGACTTCGCCACCACCGCGGCCCTCGCCAAGGCGGCGGGCTATGACGGGGTCGAGGTGATGGGGTCGGAAGGCTATCTCATCAACCAGTTCATCTGCGAGCGCACCAACCAGCGCAGCGATGGCTGGGGCGGCAACAATGACAACCGCATGCGCTTCCCGCTGGAGATAGTGCGCGCCATTCGCGAGCGGGTCGGCACCGACTTCATCATCATCTTCCGCCTCTCCATGCTGGATCTGGTGGAGAAGGGCTCCTCCCTGGAGGAGGTGATTGCCCTGGGCAAGGCGCTGGAGCTGGCCGGGGTGAGCCTCATCAACACCGGCATCGGCTGGCACGAGGCGCGCATCCCCACCATAGCCACCAGCGTGCCGCGCGGCGCCTTCAGCTGGGTCACGGCTGAGCTTAAAAAACACCTCAAGGTGCCGCTCATCACCACCAACCGCATCAACACCCCCGAGGTGGCCGAGCGCATATTGGCCCAGGGGGAAGCGGATATGGTCTCCATGGCGCGCCCCTTCCTGGCCGACCCCGAGTTCGTCATCAAGGCCGCCGAGGACAGGGCGGACGAGATCAACACCTGCATCGCCTGCAACCAGGCCTGCCTCGATCACGTGTTCAAGCAGAAACGCGCCTCCTGCCTGGTCAATCCGCGCGCCTGCTTCGAGACCGAGCTCAATTTCGGTCGGGTGCCCCAGCCCAAGAAGCTGGCGGTGGTGGGCGCCGGCCCGGCCGGGTTGGCGTTTGCCTGCTACGCCGCCGAGCGCGGCCATCAGGTGAGCCTGTTCGATCAGGCGCAGACCATCGGTGGCCAGTTCAACTTCGCCAAGCAGATCCCGGGCAAGGAGGAGTTTCACGAGACCCTGCGCTACTTCGCCAGGCGGCTGGAGAAGTGCGGCGTCGAGCTCTATCTCGGCCAGCGGCAGAGCGCCGAGAGCCTGCTCGGTGGCGGCTTTGACGAGGTGATCCTCGCCACCGGCATACGCCCGCGCACCCCCAACATTCCCGGTATCGATCATCCCAAGGTGCTGAGCTATATCGATGTGCTGCGGGATCACAAGCCGGTGGGTGACAAGGTGGCGGTGATCGGGGCCGGCGGCATCGGCTTCGACGTGGCGGAGTACCTGGTGGAGGGCAAGGGGGATCGCAGCCGGGATCACTGGCTCAAGGAGTGGGGCATCGACAAGAGCCTCGGCGAGCGTGGCGGCCTGATGACCCCGGTGATCGACGCCCCCGAGCGCCAGATCTGGCTGCTGCAGCGCAAGGAGAGCAAGGTGGGGGATGGCCTGGGCAAGACCACCGGCTGGATCCATCGTACCGTGCTCAAGAACCGCAAGGTGCAGATGCTCTCCGGCGTGCAGTACCTGCGCATCGACGACGAGGGGCTGCACATCCAGGTGGGCGAGGCCCAACAGTGCCTGCCGGTGGATCAGGTGATCATCTGTGCCGGTCAGGAGCCCCTCAAGGAGCTGCAGGCCGGGTTGCAGGCGGCGGGCAAGCCGGTGCACATCATCGGCGGTGCCGACGTGGCCGCCGAGCTGGATGCGAAGCGGGCCATCCGCCAGGGGGCCGAGCTGGCCGCCGTCATCTGA
- a CDS encoding NAD(P)H nitroreductase: MDALTLLLNRHSCGRLTTPAPSGEVLDNILKAGLRAPDHGTLTPWQFILFEGEGRERLGAVLAEAARARGEDEESIKKSREAPLRAPLLVAVATRHQDHPKVPKLEQELSAGCALMAMQMAAQAQGFNGIWRSGWFIFDERVNAGLGLAPADQLVGFLYLGTPMLEARKLRELPLNEFIRHF, from the coding sequence ATGGATGCACTGACACTGCTGCTCAACCGCCACTCCTGCGGCCGCCTGACCACCCCGGCGCCGAGCGGCGAGGTGCTCGACAACATCCTCAAGGCGGGCCTGCGCGCGCCGGATCACGGCACCCTGACCCCCTGGCAGTTCATTCTGTTTGAAGGGGAGGGGCGTGAACGGCTGGGGGCCGTGCTGGCCGAGGCCGCCCGTGCCCGTGGCGAAGACGAAGAGAGCATCAAGAAGAGCCGGGAGGCGCCGCTGCGGGCCCCCCTGCTGGTGGCGGTGGCGACCCGTCATCAGGATCACCCCAAGGTGCCGAAGCTGGAGCAGGAGCTCTCCGCCGGTTGCGCCCTGATGGCGATGCAGATGGCGGCCCAGGCGCAGGGGTTCAACGGCATCTGGCGCTCCGGCTGGTTCATCTTCGATGAGCGGGTCAATGCCGGGCTGGGCTTGGCACCGGCGGATCAGCTGGTGGGCTTCCTCTACCTCGGCACCCCCATGCTGGAGGCGCGCAAGCTGCGCGAGCTACCGCTAAACGAGTTCATCCGGCACTTCTAA
- a CDS encoding PTS transporter subunit EIIC: MPVQNARQILTQSLQRLGYALLLPVSILPLAALLYRLGQPDVLDLAVLSLAGRALFSQMPLIYAVAIAFGLSRQGQGAQAMAGAVNFLLLSSALATLAPGLHADMICGLLAGLTTALVCSWTRSLPLPAWLQQLQGELPGLLLSALICLLLVLPLSLLWPLLEQGITLVASDLLTTPFGAFCYGVLNRLLIPLGLHQVLGSLVGLGESNLQALATAQPLHEGYVAGLYPIIMFGLPGACFAIWLHRQRLQRLPQGGLLLTLALTSALVGITEPIEFLFAFVAPWLFLTHALLTGISLGICSSLGIKVGSYFSAGLLDLVLSYSAGEHSFWLIPLGILFFVAYALIFSLLLDHAPLSLPSRPIADELPRLANVAPTDPQMLAIQYLKVLGGMDNLLAMNVCLTRLSLRVRDMMLVDQLRLTGLGCLSWIELNEHQLVLVLGPNASLVEGQIRMLAERQSVPLGLEPSQAPLSQSL, encoded by the coding sequence ATGCCCGTACAGAACGCCAGACAGATCCTGACTCAATCCCTGCAACGACTCGGCTATGCCCTGTTGTTGCCGGTCTCCATCCTGCCGCTGGCCGCCCTGCTCTATCGGCTCGGCCAGCCGGATGTGCTGGATCTGGCGGTGCTCTCCCTCGCGGGTCGCGCCTTGTTCAGCCAGATGCCGCTCATCTATGCGGTGGCCATCGCCTTCGGTCTGAGCCGACAGGGGCAAGGCGCCCAGGCGATGGCCGGGGCGGTCAACTTCCTGCTGCTGAGCTCGGCCCTGGCGACCCTGGCCCCCGGCCTGCATGCGGACATGATCTGCGGCCTGCTGGCGGGGCTGACCACGGCGCTGGTCTGCTCCTGGACCCGCAGCCTGCCCCTGCCCGCCTGGTTGCAACAGTTGCAGGGGGAGCTGCCGGGCCTGCTGCTCTCGGCCCTGATCTGCCTGCTGCTGGTCCTCCCCCTCTCGCTCCTCTGGCCGCTGCTGGAGCAGGGCATCACACTGGTCGCCTCCGATCTGCTCACCACACCGTTTGGCGCCTTCTGCTATGGCGTGCTGAACCGGCTGTTGATCCCCCTCGGCCTGCATCAGGTGCTGGGCAGCCTGGTGGGCCTCGGCGAGAGCAACCTGCAGGCGCTCGCCACCGCCCAGCCCCTGCACGAGGGCTATGTGGCCGGGCTCTACCCGATCATCATGTTCGGTCTGCCCGGTGCCTGTTTCGCCATCTGGCTGCACCGCCAGCGCCTGCAACGGTTGCCACAGGGGGGCCTGCTGCTCACCCTGGCGCTCACCTCGGCCCTGGTCGGCATCACCGAGCCCATCGAATTCCTGTTCGCCTTCGTCGCCCCTTGGCTGTTTCTGACCCATGCCCTGCTCACCGGGATCTCGCTGGGCATCTGCAGCTCACTCGGCATCAAGGTGGGCAGTTACTTCTCCGCCGGGCTGCTGGATCTGGTGCTCAGCTACTCTGCCGGCGAGCACAGCTTCTGGCTGATCCCGCTCGGCATCCTGTTCTTCGTCGCCTATGCCCTGATCTTCTCCCTGCTGCTGGATCACGCCCCCCTCAGCCTGCCGAGCCGCCCCATCGCCGATGAGCTGCCGCGGCTCGCCAACGTGGCACCGACCGATCCGCAGATGCTGGCCATCCAGTACCTCAAGGTGCTGGGAGGGATGGACAACCTGCTGGCCATGAACGTCTGCCTGACCCGCCTCAGCCTGCGGGTGCGCGATATGATGCTGGTGGATCAGCTCCGCCTGACCGGGCTCGGCTGCCTCTCCTGGATCGAGCTGAACGAGCATCAGCTGGTGCTGGTGCTGGGCCCCAACGCCAGCCTGGTCGAGGGGCAGATCCGCATGCTGGCCGAGCGTCAGTCGGTGCCACTCGGCCTCGAGCCCAGCCAGGCGCCCCTCAGCCAGAGCCTCTGA